The Saccharomyces mikatae IFO 1815 strain IFO1815 genome assembly, chromosome: 13 genome has a segment encoding these proteins:
- the PDS5 gene encoding sister chromatid cohesion factor PDS5 (similar to Saccharomyces cerevisiae PDS5 (YMR076C); ancestral locus Anc_2.539), which yields MAKGAVAKLNFDSPIISTVDQLISTNELLNRLKTLHEELAALDQNNSDLTGLDKYRDALVSRKLLKHKDVGIRAFTACCLSDILRLYAPDAPYTDAQLTDIFKLALSQFEQLGDQENGYHIQQTYLITKLLEYRSIVLLADLPSSNNMLIELFHIFYDPNKSFPVRLFNVIGGVLGEVISEFDTVPLEVLKLIFNKFLTYNPNEIPDGLNVSSDCGYEVSLILCDTYSNRMSRHLTKYYSEIIHEATNDDNNSRLLTVVVKLHKLVLRLWETVPDLINAVIGFIYHELSADNELFRKEATKLIGQILTSYSDLNFVSTHSDTFKTWISKIADISPDVRVQWTESIPKIITTRDDISRELNQALAKTFIDSDPRVRRASVMIFNKVPTREMWKNITNKSIYTSLLHLAREKHKEVRELCINTMAKFYSNSLNEVERTYQNKEIWEIIDTIPTTLYNLYYINDLNINEQVDNVIFEFLLPFESDNDKRVHRLLTVLSCFDKKAFTSFFAFNARQIKISFAMSKYIEFSKYLNNQESINSSQGPLIISKYNQTLQWIASGLSDSTKAIDALETIKQFNDERIFYLLKTCITNDIPFLTLKNCFNELINKLQTPGLFKKYNISTGASIMPRDIARTIQILLFRASPIIYNVSNISVLLNLSNNSDAKQLDLKKRILDDISKVNPTLFKDQIRTLKTIIKDMDDPDAEKHDTLSLEEALKTLYKASKTLKDQVDFDDTFFFTKLYDFAVGSKPEIGKYSTKLIALSPKGEETLKKIKIRILPLNLERDKFFTSHIIVLMEIFKSFPNILNDDSTDIISYLIKEVLLSNQVVGDSKKEVDWIEDSLLNETKYNAISNKVFTLKLFTNKLRSIAPDVLRDELAESFTEKTMKLFFYLIASGGELISEFNKEFYPTPSNYQTKLRCVAGIQVLKLARISNLNNFIKPSDIIKLINLVEDESLPVRKTFLEQLKDYIANELISIKFLPLVFFTAYEPDLELKTTTKIWINFTFGLKSFKKGTIFERALPRLIHAIAHHPDIVEGLNSEGDAYLNALTTAIDYLLFYFDSIAAQENLSLLYYLSERVKNYQDKLIEDEVDEDEALQKEEVSKKYQSYGQRMYIIGELSQMILLNLKEKKNWQHSAYPGKLNLPSDLFKPFATVQEAQLSFKTYLPESVTEKIQNNIRGKIGRILHTSQTQRQRLQKRLLAHENNESQRKKKRVHQGKSQHKDEKSDEESELGSDDDSYLPPNTNENRKVYENVVIKKLRVRKEVDYKDDEDDDIEI from the coding sequence ATGGCTAAAGGTGCAGTGGCTAAACTGAACTTTGACTCACCTATAATATCCACTGTCGATCAGCTGATATCGACAAACGAACTTTTGAATCGTTTAAAAACCTTACATGAAGAATTAGCTGCTCTGGATCAAAACAATTCAGACTTAACCGGATTAGATAAATATAGGGATGCTCTAGTTAGTAGAAAATTACTGAAACATAAAGACGTGGGGATCCGCGCTTTCACCGCTTGTTGCCTTAGCGATATTCTAAGGCTATATGCACCAGATGCCCCTTATACAGATGCACAGCTAACAGACATTTTCAAACTCGCTCTCTCGcaatttgaacaattgGGTGATCAAGAAAACGGCTACCATATTCAACAAACTTATTTGATCACCAAATTACTAGAATACAGATCAATTGTATTATTAGCTGATTTACCTAGTTCGAACAATATGCTTATCGAGCTGTTTCACATTTTTTATGATCCTAATAAGAGCTTTCCCGTAAGGCTTTTTAACGTGATTGGTGGTGTCCTTGGAGAGGTCATTTCGGAATTCGATACTGTTCCGTTGGAAGTACTAAAATTAATATTTAACAAGTTTTTGACCTATAACCCAAATGAAATTCCTGATGGTTTGAATGTCAGTTCCGATTGTGGCTACGAGGTTAGTTTGATTTTATGTGATACTTACTCCAATAGAATGAGTAGACATCTAACTAAATACTACTCTGAAATTATTCATGAAGCGACTAATGACGATAATAATTCCAGGCTGCTCACTGTGGTAGTGAAATTACATAAATTGGTGTTGAGATTGTGGGAAACTGTTCCCGATTTGATTAATGCAGTGATAGGATTTATCTACCATGAATTATCGGCAGATAACGAGCTATTCAGAAAAGAAGCTACTAAACTAATTGGGCAAATACTTACCTCGTATTCAGATTTGAACTTTGTTTCCACGCATTCCGATACCTTCAAGACATGGATTTCTAAAATTGCTGACATTAGTCCTGACGTTAGAGTTCAATGGACAGAATCAATACCTAAGATTATAACTACAAGAGATGATATATCCAGAGAACTAAATCAAGCACTTGCAAAAACATTCATTGATTCCGATCCTCGTGTACGCAGAGCTTCCGTTATGATCTTCAATAAGGTTCCCACCCGTGAAATGTGGAAAAATATCACCAATAAATCCATTTATACATCATTGCTACATTTGGCGCGAGAAAAACATAAGGAGGTTAGGGAACTCTGTATTAACACTATGGCTAAGTTTTACTCAAATTCATTGAACGAAGTAGAGAGAACTTAccaaaataaagaaatttggGAAATCATAGATACTATACCAACAACCTTGTACAATCTCTATTATATTAACGATTTAAACATTAATGAACAAGTGGACAATGTGATCTTTGAATTCCTATTACCGTTTGAATCAGATAACGATAAAAGAGTTCACAGACTGCTAACAGTTTTATCatgttttgataaaaagGCCTTCACCTCATTTTTCGCGTTTAATGCAAGGCAAATCAAAATATCATTTGCCATGTCCAAATATATCGAGTTTAGTAAGTATTTAAACAATCAAGAGAGTATAAACTCGTCTCAAGGTCCTTTAATAATAAGCAAGTACAATCAAACCCTACAATGGATAGCTTCCGGTCTTTCTGATTCTACAAAGGCAATAGATGCTCTTGAAACTATAAAACAGTTTAACGACGAGAGaattttctatttgttGAAAACATGTATCACAAATgatattccttttctcACTTTGAAAAACTGTTTCAATGAATTAATCAATAAGTTACAAACACCAGGGCTGTTCAAAAAGTACAATATATCTACTGGTGCTTCCATTATGCCACGTGATATTGCCAGGACAATCcaaattttactttttagAGCTTCGCCTATAATTTACAATGTATCCAACATCAGTGTTTTATTGAATCTGTCCAATAACTCCGACGCAAAACAATTGGATCTAAAAAAGAGGATTCTAGATGATATATCGAAAGTTAATCCCACCTTATTCAAAGATCAGATTAGGACATTGAAGACCATCATCAAGGACATGGATGATCCAGATGCAGAAAAACATGATACCTTGTCATTAGAAGAAGCCTTGAAAACGCTATATAAAGCTTCCAAAACTTTAAAGGATCAGGTCGATTTTGATGatacctttttcttcaccaaATTGTACGATTTTGCAGTTGGAAGTAAACCAGAAATAGGAAAATACTCCACAAAACTTATTGCTTTATCACCAAAAGGGGAAGAAactctgaaaaaaataaagatacGGATTCTTCCTTTAAATTTAGAAAgagacaaattttttacatCGCATATTATTGTCCTCatggaaattttcaaaagttttccTAATATTTTAAATGATGATTCAACTGATATCATATCATATTTAATTAAAGAAGTTCTATTATCAAATCAAGTTGTTGGtgattcaaaaaaagaagttgaCTGGATAGAAGATTCACTATtaaatgaaacaaaatataatgCTATAAGTAACAAGGTCTTCACACTAAAGTTGTTCACCAATAAATTAAGGTCGATTGCACCTGATGTTCTTCGAGATGAATTGGCAGAAAGTTTTACTGAAAAAACGATGaaattgttcttttatttaattgCAAGTGGCGGTGAGTTGATTTCTGAATTTAATAAGGAGTTTTATCCCACTCCAAGTAACTATCAAACAAAATTGAGGTGTGTAGCAGGAATCcaagttttgaaattaGCCAGAATCTCTAATTTGAACAACTTTATCAAACCTTCAGACATTATTAAACTGATTAATTTGGTTGAAGATGAATCCCTACCGGTaagaaaaactttcttaGAGCAATTAAAGGATTATATAGCTAATGAACTGATTTCCATCAAGTTCCTGCCCTTAGTATTCTTTACCGCTTATGAACCAGACCTAGAATTGAAAACTACAACGAAGATATGGATAAATTTTACGTTCGGTCTAAAATCGTTCAAGAAAGGAACAATTTTTGAACGGGCATTGCCAAGATTGATACATGCAATCGCTCATCATCCCGATATAGTTGAAGGTTTAAATTCCGAAGGTGACGCTTATCTGAATGCTTTAACAACTGCAATTGACTATttgttattttattttgattctATTGCCGCCCAAGAAAACTTGAGTTTgctttattatttatcaGAAAGGGTAAAAAACTATCAAGATAAGCtaattgaagatgaagtGGATGAGGATGAAGCACtgcaaaaagaagaagtgtCAAAGAAGTATCAATCATACGGACAGAGAATGTATATTATAGGAGAATTGTCACAAATGATTCtattaaatttgaaagaaaagaaaaattggcaACATTCAGCATATCCAGGTAAATTAAATCTACCATCTGATTTGTTCAAACCCTTTGCCACTGTTCAGGAGGCTCAATTATCTTTTAAGACATACCTTCCGGAAAGTGTGACTGAAAAAATACAGAATAATATAAGAGGCAAGATTGGACGAATTCTTCATACATCACAGACTCAAAGACAAAGGTTGCAAAAAAGGTTATTGGCTCACGAAAACAATGAAtcacaaaggaaaaagaagagagtTCATCAAGGGAAATCACAACACAAGGATGAAAAAagtgatgaagaaagtgaatTGGGTAGCGATGATGATAGTTATTTGCCTCCTAACACAAACGAAAACAGGAAAGTATATGAAAACGTTGTTATAAAAAAGCTAAGGGTTAGAAAAGAAGTTGATtacaaagatgatgaagatgatgacatCGAAATATAA
- the VPS20 gene encoding ESCRT-III subunit protein VPS20 (similar to Saccharomyces cerevisiae VPS20 (YMR077C); ancestral locus Anc_2.492a), with protein sequence MGQKGSKVHITKTDRAILEVKRSKDEIHKFTRRTDSLILVEKGQLRDLIRKNPKSYKSNMRVRFLLKRIHYQEHLLQQASDQLINLENMVSTLEFKMVEKQFINGLKNGNEILKKLNKEFGNVNELMDDVHDQIAYQNEINETLSRSVIGTEDYEDELDKELDALENEINPKKQNNVEEVDMPSTEGLSSLPQREQTGQKEKGKLIPEKEGDTEEPVALLS encoded by the coding sequence ATGGGACAGAAAGGTAGTAAAGTACACATAACCAAAACGGATAGGGCAATCCTAGAAGTGAAAAGGTCTAAGGATGAAATCCATAAATTTACGAGAAGGACAGATAGTCTAATTTTGGTAGAAAAGGGCCAACTGAGGGATTTAATACGAAAGAATCCCAAAAGTTACAAATCTAATATGAGAGTACGGTTCTTACTGAAAAGAATTCATTATCAAGAACATCTGTTACAACAGGCTTCAGATCAGCTCATAAATTTAGAAAACATGGTATCAACACTTGAATTCAAAATGGTGGAAAAACAATTCATCAatggtttgaaaaatgggaatgaaattttgaaaaaattgaacaaagaGTTTGGTAATGTCAATGAACTAATGGACGATGTTCATGACCAAATTGCGTACcaaaatgaaattaatGAGACATTATCTAGAAGTGTTATCGGAACGGAAGATTACGAAGACGAGCTAGATAAAGAACTAGATGCCctagaaaatgaaatcaatccgaaaaagcaaaataatGTAGAAGAAGTAGATATGCCGTCAACAGAAGGTTTGTCATCATTACCTCAAAGAGAGCAAACCGGccagaaagaaaaaggaaaattaaTACCAGAGAAAGAGGGGGACACTGAGGAACCTGTAGCATTATTATCCtaa
- the CTF18 gene encoding Ctf18p (similar to Saccharomyces cerevisiae CTF18 (YMR078C); ancestral locus Anc_2.492), with amino-acid sequence MISSVLHVLSILFIHDLNKSPRNMVETALHIGPLGRSSLFDTGDVEQIPDGKTVDVNQEDINAFVSSTGQTVKLKKKSAKLATENISLYANSDTLWRSDDTYGININYLLDKIDASSEDYSNTHRYSTRTKKISNDTLWVEKWRPKKFLDLVGNEKTNRRILGWLRQWTPAVFKEHLPKLPTENEENDMELDPLKRPKKKILLLHGPPGIGKTSVAHVIAKQSGFSVSEINASDERAGPMVKEKINNLLFNHTFDTNPVCLVADEIDGSMESGFIRILINIIQNDSKATSKLLFGQPDKKDKNHKRKRALLTRPIICICNNLYAPSLEKLKPFCEIVAVKRPSDTTLQERLNFICHKEDMHIPIKTINDLIDLAQGDVRNCINNLQFLASSSDSRIFNASNKSSCSKDTWASSNKDSPISWFKIVNQLFRKDPHRDIKDQFYELLHQVELSGNPDKILQGCFNTFPHVKYSDSGIRKPANISDWLFFHDLMYQSMYAHNGELLRYSALVPLVFFQTFGDIANKDDIRMKNSEYERRELRRANLDVVDLIMRHISVQSPLMASFTNRKSLIFEILPYLESMISSDFNKIKNLKLKQVIMETLVQLLKSFQLNLIQNRSEIYDARSGLVIDPPIEEVVLLNPKHISEVQQKGPNNLSSLLAKIEENKAKKRHIDQVTRDRLQSQEIHTKKAKTALTSSSSTIDFFKNQYGLLKQNQESFGTQKSTVSDEPDQVDDSTQKIKIWVKYNEGFSNAVRKNVTWNNLWE; translated from the coding sequence ATGATTTCGAGTGTTTTACACGTTTTAAGTATACTTTTCATCCATGACCTGAATAAAAGTCCACGTAATATGGTAGAAACTGCACTGCATATTGGTCCATTGGGAAGAAGCTCACTTTTCGATACTGGAGATGTAGAGCAAATTCCTGATGGTAAAACAGTAGATGTCAACCAAGAAGATATTAACGCGTTTGTATCAAGTACTGGTCAAACAGttaaattgaagaagaagtctGCGAAATTAGCGACTGAAAATATAAGTCTATACGCCAATTCGGATACTCTCTGGAGATCAGACGATACGTATGGTATCAATATCAACTATTTGCTAGATAAGATCGATGCATCTAGTGAAGACTACTCTAATACACACAGATACTCTACGAggaccaaaaaaattagtAATGACACATTATGGGTAGAGAAATGGCGTCccaaaaaatttctggATTTAGttggtaatgaaaaaactaATAGGAGGATACTGGGTTGGTTAAGACAATGGACACCAGCTGTATTTAAAGAACATTTGCCAAAATTGCCCACTGAAAATGAGGAGAATGATATGGAACTGGATCCATTGAAAAGGccgaaaaaaaagattctgTTATTGCATGGTCCACCAGGAATAGGCAAAACCTCAGTGGCGCATGTTATTGCCAAACAGTCAGGATTTTCTGTTTCAGAAATAAATGCGAGTGATGAAAGGGCTGGCCCTATggtgaaagagaaaatcaataatCTTTTATTCAATCATACTTTTGATACTAATCCTGTATGCTTAGTAGCTGATGAGATTGATGGGAGTATGGAAAGTGGGTTTATTAGAATATTAATTAACATTATCCAAAACGACAGTAAAGCCACTAGCAAGCTATTATTTGGTCAGCCAGACAAGAAGGACAAAAAccacaaaagaaaaagggcACTGCTCACACGACCTATTATTTGTATTTGCAATAATTTATATGCTCcttctttggaaaagcTAAAGCCATTTTGTGAAATTGTTGCTGTGAAAAGACCCTCTGATACTACCCTACAAGAACGACTAAACTTTATCTGCCACAAAGAAGACATGCATATTCCTATAAAAACAATCAACGATTTAATTGATTTGGCCCAAGGTGATGTAAGGAACTGTATAAACAACTTACAATTCTTAGCCTCAAGTAGTGATTCAAGAATATTTAACGCTTCAAATAAATCAAGTTGTAGCAAGGATACATGGGCGTCATCTAACAAAGATTCTCCAATCTCTTGGTTCAAAATCGTGAATCAATTATTTAGGAAAGACCCCCATCGTGATATCAAGGATCAGTTTTACGAGTTACTTCATCAAGTGGAACTTAGTGGTAACCCAGATAAGATATTGCAAGGCTGTTTCAACACATTTCCTCACGTAAAGTATTCTGACAGTGGTATTAGAAAACCAGCAAATATTTCAGATTGGTTATTCTTTCATGACTTAATGTACCAATCAATGTACGCGCATAATGGTGAGTTGTTACGCTACTCTGCTCTTGTCCCtttagtattttttcaaacattTGGTGATATTGCAAACAAAGATGATATTAGGATGAAGAATAGCGAGTACGAACGAAGAGAATTGAGACGAGCAAATTTGGATGTCGTCGATCTAATTATGAGACATATTTCGGTACAGTCGCCATTGATGGCTAGTTTTACCAATAGAAAGTCGttaatctttgaaatactACCATATTTGGAGTCAATGATTTCTTCTGattttaataaaataaagaatttaaAACTCAAACAAGTCATTATGGAGACATTGGTGCAGTTGctaaaaagttttcaacTAAACCTGATCCAAAATCGGTCTGAAATATACGATGCAAGAAGCGGTCTAGTAATCGATCCACCAATCGAAGAAGTTGTGTTGCTAAACCCAAAACATATCAGCGAAGTCCAACAAAAAGGGCCCAACAATTTGAGTTCACTACTAGCAAAaatcgaagaaaataagGCCAAGAAGAGGCATATAGATCAAGTAACTAGGGATAGACTGCAATCGCAGGAAATTCATACCAAGAAGGCCAAAACGGCGTTGACTTCTTCCTCAAGCACcatagatttttttaaaaatcaGTATGGACTATTAAAGCAAAACCAGGAATCATTTGGGACACAAAAAAGTACAGTATCAGACGAACCTGATCAGGTGGATGATAGCACTCAAAAGATTAAAATATGGGTTAAATACAATGAAGGTTTCTCCAATGCTGTCAGAAAGAATGTGACTTGGAATAACCTATGGGAATAA
- the SEC14 gene encoding phosphatidylinositol/phosphatidylcholine transfer protein SEC14 (similar to Saccharomyces cerevisiae YKL091C and SEC14 (YMR079W); ancestral locus Anc_2.491): protein MVTQQEKEFLDSYPQNCPPDALPGTPGNLDSAQEEALGQLRKLLEDAGFVERLDDSTLLRFLRARKFDVQLAKEMFENCEKWRKDYGTDTILQDFHYDEKPLIAKFYPQYYHKTDKDGRPVYFEELGAVNLHEMNKVTSEERMLKNLVWEYESVVQYRLPACSRAAGHLVETSCTIMDLKGISISSAYSVMSYVREASYISQNYYPERMGKFYIINAPFGFSTAFRLFKPFLDPVTVSKIFILGSSYQKELLKQIPAENLPAKFGGKSQVDETKGGLYLSDIGPWRDPKYIGPEGEAPEAFSLK, encoded by the exons ATGGTTACA caacaagaaaaggaattttTGGATTCATATCCTCAGAATTGTCCTCCAGATGCCTTGCCTGGAACTCCAGGCAATTTAGATAGTGCTCAAGAGGAGGCTTTAGGCCAACTGAGAAAACTTCTAGAAGACGCTGGTTTTGTTGAACGTTTAGATGATTCGACTTTACTTCGTTTTCTGAGAGCCAGAAAATTTGACGTTCAATTGGCTAAAGAAATGTTTGAAAACTGCGAAAAATGGAGAAAGGATTATGGTACCGACACTATTTTGCAAGATTTCCACTATGATGAAAAGCCATTGATTGCCAAATTTTACCCACAATATTACCATAAAACTGATAAGGATGGCCGCCCAGTATATTTTGAGGAGTTAGGTGCTGTTAACTTACATGAAATGAACAAGGTTACATCAGAGGAGCGGATGTTAAAAAACTTGGTCTGGGAATACGAATCTGTTGTCCAGTATAGATTGCCTGCTTGTTCAAGAGCTGCTGGTCACCTGGTAGAGACATCTTGTACAATCATGGATTTGAAAGGTATCTCCATATCTAGTGCATACAGTGTCATGTCATATGTCAGGGAAGCTTCCTACATAAGTCAAAACTATTACCCAGAACGTATGGGTAAATTTTACATCATTAACGCACCATTTGGCTTCTCGACCGCATTTAGATTATTTAAACCATTCTTGGACCCAGTTACTGTTTCCAAGATCTTTATTTTGGGTTCATCTTACCAAAAGGAGTTGCTAAAGCAAATTCCAGCCGAGAATTTACCTGCCAAATTTGGCGGCAAGTCGCAAGTTGATGAAACCAAGGGTGGTTTATACTTATCGGATATTGGTCCATGGAGAGATCCAAAGTACATTGGACCAGAAGGTGAAGCTCCGGAAGCCTTTTCGTTGaaatga
- the NAM7 gene encoding ATP-dependent RNA helicase NAM7 (similar to Saccharomyces cerevisiae NAM7 (YMR080C); ancestral locus Anc_2.489) codes for MVGTGSHTPYDYSNSPSDVNTQPVAQLNSTLVEDDDVDNQLFEETQVAETGFRSVSASDNSCAYCGIDSAKCVVKCNSCKKWFCNTKNGTSSSHIINHLVLSHHNVVSLHPDSDLGDTILECYNCGRKNVFLLGFVSAKSEAVVVLLCRIPCAQTKNANWDTDQWQPLIEDRQLLSWVAEQPTEEEKLKARLITPSQISKLEAKWRSNKDATINDIDAPEEQEAIPPLLLRYQDAYEYQRSYGPLIKLEADYDKQLKESQALEHISVSWSLALNNRHLASFTLSTFESNELKVAIGDEMILWYSGMQHPDWEGRGYIVRLPNSFQDTFTLELKPNKTSPPTHLTTGFTAEFIWKGTSYDRMQDALKKFAIDKKSISGFLYYKILGHQVVDISFDVPLPKEFSIPNFAQLNSSQSNAVSHVLQRPLSLIQGPPGTGKTVTSATIVYHLSKIHKDRILVCAPSNVAVDHLAAKLRDLGLKVVRLTAKSREDVESSVSNLALHNLVGRGAKGELKNLLKLKDEVGELSASDTKRFVKLVRKTEAEILNKADVVCCTCVGAGDKRLDTKFRTVLIDESTQASEPECLIPIVKGAKQVILVGDHQQLGPVILERKAADAGLKQSLFERLISLGHVPIRLEVQYRMNPYLSEFPSNMFYEGSLQNGVTIEQRTVPNSKFPWPIRGIPMMFWANYGREEISANGTSFLNRIEAMNCERIITKLFRDGVKPEQIGVITPYEGQRAYILQYMQMNGSLDKELYIKVEVASVDAFQGREKDYIILSCVRANEQQAIGFLRDPRRLNVGLTRAKYGLVILGNPRSLARNTLWNHLLIHFREKGCLVEGTLDNLQLCTVQLVRPQPRKPEQQANPQFNVESEMGDFPKFQDFDTQSMMSFSGQMGNFSNAFVDNTELSSYINNEYWNFENFKSAFSQKQNHNDIEDRNLYQEEGSHLDSNFARELQREEQKHELSKDFSNLGI; via the coding sequence ATGGTCGGTACCGGTTCTCATACTCCTTATGATTATTCAAATTCTCCATCTGATGTAAATACCCAACCCGTAGCACAATTAAACTCCACACTGGTGgaggatgatgatgtaGATAATCAGCTATTTGAAGAAACCCAAGTCGCTGAGACTGGATTCCGTTCTGTATCAGCTTCAGATAACTCATGTGCCTATTGTGGCATAGATTCTGCAAAATGTGTCGTCAAGTGTAATTCATGTAAGAAATGGTTCTGTAACACTAAAAATGGTACAAGTAGTTCCCACATTATCAATCACTTGGTTTTATCCCACCATAACGTGGTTTCTTTGCACCCAGATTCTGACTTAGGAGACACTATATTGGAATGTTATAACTGTGGACGTAAGAATGTGTTTTTACTAGGTTTTGTTTCTGCTAAAAGTGAGGCTGTGGTTGTTTTACTTTGCAGAATACCTTGTGCCCAGACAAAAAATGCAAACTGGGACACTGATCAATGGCAACCTTTAATTGAAGATAGGCAGCTTTTATCATGGGTCGCAGAACAACCcactgaagaagaaaaattaaaggCTCGCTTAATCACTCCCAGCCAAATTTCCAAGTTGGAGGCCAAATGGAGGTCTAATAAAGATGCCACAATTAATGATATCGACGCTCCAGAGGAACAAGAAGCAATTCCACCTTTGTTATTGAGATACCAAGACGCCTATGAATACCAAAGATCATACGGACCTTTGATCAAATTGGAGGCAGATTACGATAAACAACTCAAGGAGTCCCAAGCTTTGGAACATATTTCTGTTTCGTGGTCTCTAGCCCTGAATAATAGACATTTAGCATCATTCACTTTATCCACTTTCGAATCAAATGAACTAAAAGTCGCCATTGGTGATGAAATGATACTATGGTACTCTGGTATGCAACATCCTGACTGGGAAGGTCGTGGTTATATTGTTCGTCTGCCAAATAGCTTTCAGGATACATTCACATTAGAGTTAAAACCAAATAAAACTTCACCACCGACGCATTTGACCACCGGTTTCACTGCTGAATTTATCTGGAAAGGTACTTCTTATGATAGAATGCAAGAtgcattaaaaaaatttgccattgataaaaaatccaTTTCTGGTTTCTTGTACTATAAAATTCTAGGTCATCAAGTGGTCGACATTTCCTTCGATGTTCCATTGCCTAAGGAATTTTCCATTCCAAATTTTGCTCAATTAAACTCATCTCAATCCAACGCCGTCAGCCATGTATTGCAACGTCCTTTATCTTTAATTCAAGGCCCACCAGGTACGGGTAAAACAGTCACTTCTGCAACGATAGTGTACCATCTCTCCAAAATCCATAAGGATAGAATATTGGTGTGTGCCCCATCCAATGTTGCTGTAGACCATTTGGCTGCCAAATTACGTGACTTGGGTTTGAAAGTCGTCAGGCTTACTGCAAAGAGCAGAGAGGACGTTGAAAGTTCAGTATCCAACTTAGCTTTGCATAATTTGGTTGGACGTGGTGCTAAAGGTGAACTCAAAAACCTATTAAAGCTGAAGGACGAAGTTGGTGAATTGTCGGCCTCTGACACGAAACGATTTGTCAAGTTAGTGAGGAAAACGGAAGCGGAAATCCTGAATAAGGCTGATGTTGTATGTTGCACATGTGTTGGTGCTGGTGACAAGCGCTTAGACACCAAATTTAGGACCGTATTAATCGATGAAAGTACCCAAGCTTCTGAGCCAGAATGTTTAATTCCAATCGTCAAAGGTGCTAAACAAGTTATTCTAGTTGGTGATCACCAACAATTAGGCCCGGTTATACTAGAACGTAAGGCGGCAGACGCCGGTTTGAAACAGTCCCTCTTCGAGAGACTAATTTCTCTAGGTCACGTACCAATTCGCTTAGAAGTTCAATACCGTATGAACCCTTATTTGAGCGAATTTCCCAGTAACATGTTTTACGAAGGCAGTCTACAAAATGGTGTGACGATCGAGCAGCGAACTGTTCCGAATAGCAAATTCCCATGGCCTATTCGCGGTATACCAATGATGTTTTGGGCTAACTACGGtagagaagaaatttctgCTAACGGCACTTCCTTTTTGAACAGAATTGAAGCAATGAACTGTGAAAGAATCATCACCAAACTTTTTAGAGATGGTGTTAAGCCCGAACAAATTGGTGTTATCACGCCGTATGAGGGACAAAGAGCTTATATTTTGCAGTATATGCAAATGAATGGTTCATTAGATAAAGAATTGTACATCAAAGTGGAAGTCGCTTCTGTTGATGCCTTCCAAGGCCGTGAAAAGGATTACATCATTTTATCGTGCGTTCGTGCCAACGAACAGCAGGCTATCGGTTTCCTACGTGATCCCCGTCGTCTAAACGTGGGTCTTACTCGTGCTAAATATGGTTTAGTAATTCTTGGTAACCCTAGATCCCTAGCAAGAAATACGCTATGGAACCATTTATTAATACACTTCAGGGAAAAGGGTTGTTTAGTCGAAGGTACACTCGATAACTTACAGTTATGCACTGTTCAATTGGTTCGCCCTCAACCAAGAAAACCTGAACAGCAAGCAAACCCTCAGTTCAATGTGGAATCCGAAATGGGTGACTTTCCAAAGTTCCAGGATTTTGATACGCAGAGTATGATGTCATTCAGTGGACAGATGGGTAACTTTAGTAATGCATTCGTCGATAACACAGAGCTTTCCTCTTATATTAATAATGAATATtggaattttgaaaatttcaaaagtgCTTTTTCTCAAAAGCAAAATCACAATGATATAGAAGACAGGAATTTGTACCAGGAAGAAGGCTCTCACTTGGATTCTAACTTTGCGAGAGAACTACAAAGAGAAGAGCAAAAGCATGAGTTATCAAAAGACTTCAGCAATTTAGGAATATAA